The following are encoded together in the Argopecten irradians isolate NY chromosome 5, Ai_NY, whole genome shotgun sequence genome:
- the LOC138322621 gene encoding chitinase-3-like protein 1: MMATVRTLRVLSLLMGILDLVTGSYVRVCYHNTMSFLRESAGKFTPEDINPHLCTHLIYSFANVSDNDLTTTNVNDERTANETGMFERTVSLKKKNPHLKVLLAVGGWLQGTSSFVKLVEKESNMRLFANNTVKFLRDRDFDGFDIDWEYPGHRGSAPGDKQRFTSLIQIVRETFEGEALRTGRERLLLTAAVAASQWIIQSSYEVHKIARNLDYILLMSYDLRGPWNHRLGHHSPLYKRTGESVADSTLNQDWAVKKWLSMGAPAEKLVMGISLYGRSFTTWWQSNAPKRLGNGCKGGGIPGEYTNETGILSYYEICDKIRNEGWIVHRQSEYMVPFAYSDDQFVGYDDEESVGIKSEYIKTHDLAGAMVWCLDLDDFSGKFCNKGPYPLLRKINSVLRSGEPQTTNKPTVSTRTGAPTPNPAPVKPTPKETPRQLTPQKTTTESKLKKTTVPIPTPKQTTKSKPVTKPPTTEQRDRICDVPHSCAHGRFLEDRCNKRCYYQCVHGTVYHRCCVHGLHWNTKSNTCAFPV, from the exons ATGATGGCAACAGTTCGCACTCTGAGGGTACTCTCGCTGCTGATGGGGATTCTGG ATTTGGTGACCGGAAGTTATGTTCGTGTCTGCTACCATAACACGATGTCCTTCCTGCGTGAGTCTGCTGGGAAATTCACACCTGAGGATATCAACCCACACCTGTGTACTCACCTCATCTACTCCTTCGCTAATGTGTCTGACAATGACCTGACCACCACTAACGTTAACGACGAGAGAACAGCCAACGAGACAG GTATGTTTGAGCGAACAGTTTCTCTGAAGAAAAAGAACCCACATCTGAAGGTGCTTTTAGCTGTGGGAGGTTGGCTTCAGGGAACGTCCTCATTCGTCAAGCTTGTCGAAAAGGAATCTAATATGCGTTTGTTTGCCAATAATACAGTCAAGTTTCTTCGAGATCGAGACTTTGACGGGTTCGACATTGACTGGGAGTACCCAGGTCACCGTGGAAGTGCTCCTGGAGACAAGCAACGCTTCACTTCTCTTATACAG ATTGTCCGGGAAACATTTGAGGGCGAGGCGTTGAGGACAGGGCGTGAACGTCTTTTGTTGACTGCGGCAGTAGCGGCCAGCCAATGGATCATCCAGTCCTCGTACGAGGTCCATAAGATCGCCAG AAACCTGGATTACATACTTCTAATGTCATACGATTTACGTGGACCGTGGAACCATCGACTTGGCCATCATAGCCCGTTATACAAGCGAACCGGCGAGTCAGTAGCCGACAGTACTCTTAACCAG GACTGGGCAGTGAAGAAGTGGTTATCTATGGGCGCGCCTGCCGAGAAGTTGGTGATGGGTATTAGTTTGTATGGGCGATCCTTCACCACATGGTGGCAATCAAACGCACCCAAGAGGTTAGGGAATGGCTGTAAGGGAGGCGGTATACCAGGAGAATACACGAATGAGACTGGAATCCTGTCTTATTACGAG ATATGTGACAAAATCCGAAATGAAGGTTGGATAGTTCACCGACAGTCAGAGTACATGGTCCCGTTCGCCTACAGCGATGATCAGTTTGTCGGCTACGATGACGAGGAAAGCGTCGGAATTAAG AGCGAATACATAAAGACTCATGACTTGGCCGGAGCCATGGTTTGGTGTTTAGACTTAGACGATTTCAGTGGCAAATTCTGTAACAAAGGGCCATACCCTCTGTTACGTAAGATAAACAGTGTGCTCCGATCGGGGGAAccacaaacaacaaacaaacctaCAGTTTCTACCCGAACAGGGGCTCCTACACCTAACCCTGCACCTGTAAAACCAACTCCAAAAGAGACACCTCGACAGCTAACTCCACAAAAGACCACCACTGAATCAAAACTTAAGAAAACTACAGTGCCAATCCCAACTCCAAAACAGACTACGAAGTCGAAGCCTGTAACCAAACCGCCTACTACGGAACAAAGGGACAGAATATGTG ATGTGCCACATAGCTGTGCCCACGGGCGATTTCTGGAGGACCGCTGTAACAAGAGATGTTATTATCAATGTGTACATGGTACAGTTTACCACAGGTGCTGTGTGCACGGGCTACATTGGAACACAAAGTCCAACACTTGTGCTTTCCCggtataa